A region of Asticcacaulis excentricus DNA encodes the following proteins:
- a CDS encoding alpha/beta hydrolase family protein, with product MPNPCPVLPVEAPVPDHIIALSDGAPNAPEGQWPDRVHKQVTRAELSAFKSPTPARARALVYGGGGYINLVHDREGVEVALWLNAQGVDAYVLTHRQPGQADADGGVWPYDIALTDGLKALDYLESLTPLPLLHVGLSSGGHLAGVMACQDHAQKAKGVLIAYAPINANHRDYKAPAGKPDYPPAEKQAFYDAWPIGIAGEPHGIPHMPVFLAYALHDQIVPVDHALNLIKAMQQTGGEVDAHIFPQAPHGFALRDLNGTHDQWPSLAARWIDKVLG from the coding sequence ATGCCGAACCCCTGCCCTGTTTTGCCCGTCGAAGCTCCTGTGCCCGACCATATAATCGCCTTGTCCGACGGCGCGCCCAATGCGCCGGAGGGGCAATGGCCGGATCGCGTGCATAAGCAGGTCACGCGCGCCGAACTGAGCGCATTTAAATCACCGACTCCGGCGCGGGCACGCGCCCTCGTCTATGGCGGCGGCGGCTATATCAATCTTGTGCACGACCGCGAAGGGGTGGAGGTCGCCCTGTGGCTCAATGCGCAGGGTGTCGACGCCTATGTGCTGACGCATCGTCAGCCGGGGCAGGCGGATGCGGATGGTGGCGTGTGGCCTTACGATATCGCCCTGACGGACGGGCTAAAGGCGCTCGATTATCTGGAAAGCTTGACGCCCCTGCCGCTGCTGCACGTGGGCCTGTCGTCGGGCGGGCATCTGGCCGGCGTCATGGCCTGTCAGGACCACGCGCAAAAGGCGAAGGGCGTGCTGATCGCCTACGCCCCAATCAATGCCAATCACCGCGACTATAAGGCCCCGGCGGGCAAGCCCGACTATCCGCCCGCCGAAAAGCAGGCCTTTTACGACGCCTGGCCCATCGGTATAGCCGGGGAACCGCACGGGATTCCGCACATGCCGGTGTTTCTGGCCTATGCCCTGCACGATCAGATCGTACCCGTCGATCACGCCCTGAATCTGATCAAGGCCATGCAGCAGACGGGTGGCGAGGTCGATGCCCACATCTTCCCGCAGGCCCCGCACGGCTTTGCGCTGCGCGACCTGAACGGCACGCACGATCAGTGGCCGTCGCTGGCGGCCCGCTGGATCGACAAGGTGCTGGGGTGA
- a CDS encoding carboxylesterase/lipase family protein encodes MKRRDALKGLSALTVSAAVTPVSAATPKPKSVTVKTTNGPVIGQVRAGTAVFLGLRYGETTAPPYRFLPPRPPQPWIKPVRADRYGPACPQPSTPDTYGKSEDCLFLNVWTPEASTQQKRPVMVYFHGGAYANGSGSDPLYDGTNLSQRGDVVVVTVNHRLNVFGYLYLARLERLILGQPGPLAFSGNCGQLDLILALQWVRDNIAAFGGDPGNVMVFGQSGGGAKIATLMATPQAEGLFHKAATMSGQQVTASGPGNATARAKAFLGALGLKPDAEGLKAVQTLPWEILVAALKVTDPVLGSGGVYMGPVLDEAILLRHPFYPDAAPQSRHIPMMIGNTHDETRGFQGTNPAFQNLTWEDLPEKLPPNYRVDIDPWRVIDTYRKLYPQMTPTDVYFAATTAGRSWRGAIIEAEERAKAGAQTFVYQVDWKTPKDGGRLGAPHTIDIPLVFRTTAVPEAISTDSPQARRMADLFSDAFIAFARSGSPQTPALPDWTPYSLPERQTMLMDLTPQMANDPRGEERKLFEKVPFIQSGT; translated from the coding sequence ATGAAACGCCGTGATGCCCTTAAGGGCCTGTCCGCCCTGACCGTGTCCGCCGCCGTGACACCGGTATCAGCCGCAACGCCTAAGCCCAAATCCGTCACGGTCAAGACCACCAATGGTCCCGTGATCGGGCAGGTCCGGGCGGGCACGGCGGTGTTTCTCGGCCTGCGGTATGGCGAAACGACCGCCCCACCCTATCGCTTCCTGCCGCCGCGCCCACCACAGCCGTGGATCAAACCGGTCAGGGCGGATCGCTATGGTCCAGCCTGCCCGCAACCATCCACACCCGACACCTATGGCAAGAGTGAGGACTGCCTGTTCCTCAATGTGTGGACACCGGAGGCCTCAACACAGCAAAAGCGCCCGGTAATGGTCTATTTTCACGGCGGGGCCTATGCCAATGGGTCGGGCTCCGATCCGCTCTACGACGGCACAAACCTGTCGCAGCGCGGTGATGTGGTGGTAGTGACCGTCAATCACCGGCTTAACGTCTTCGGCTACCTCTATCTGGCGCGGCTGGAGCGACTGATTTTGGGGCAGCCAGGCCCGCTGGCCTTTTCGGGGAATTGTGGGCAGCTTGACCTCATTCTGGCGCTGCAATGGGTGCGCGACAATATCGCGGCCTTTGGCGGCGATCCCGGCAATGTCATGGTGTTTGGGCAGTCCGGTGGTGGGGCCAAGATCGCCACCCTGATGGCCACGCCGCAGGCCGAAGGCCTGTTCCACAAGGCCGCGACCATGAGCGGTCAGCAGGTGACCGCCTCCGGTCCCGGCAATGCTACGGCGCGGGCGAAGGCCTTTCTTGGGGCGCTGGGGCTGAAACCCGATGCCGAAGGGCTGAAGGCCGTGCAGACCCTGCCGTGGGAGATACTGGTCGCGGCGCTGAAGGTCACCGATCCGGTATTGGGCTCCGGCGGCGTCTATATGGGCCCGGTGCTTGATGAAGCCATTCTGTTGCGTCACCCCTTCTATCCGGACGCGGCGCCACAATCGCGGCACATCCCCATGATGATCGGCAATACGCACGACGAAACGCGCGGTTTTCAGGGGACTAATCCGGCCTTTCAGAACCTGACCTGGGAAGATTTACCGGAAAAACTGCCGCCCAATTACCGCGTCGATATCGACCCGTGGCGGGTCATCGACACCTATCGCAAACTCTATCCGCAGATGACGCCAACCGATGTCTATTTCGCGGCAACGACGGCGGGGCGGTCTTGGCGCGGGGCGATTATCGAGGCCGAAGAACGCGCCAAGGCCGGGGCCCAAACCTTTGTCTATCAGGTCGATTGGAAGACGCCAAAAGACGGCGGGCGGCTGGGCGCGCCACACACGATCGACATTCCGCTGGTCTTCCGCACCACCGCCGTACCGGAGGCCATCTCGACCGACAGCCCGCAGGCCCGGCGCATGGCCGACCTGTTCTCCGACGCCTTTATCGCCTTTGCGCGCAGCGGATCACCGCAGACCCCCGCCCTGCCCGACTGGACGCCCTACAGTCTGCCGGAGCGCCAGACCATGCTGATGGACCTGACGCCACAAATGGCCAATGACCCGCGCGGCGAAGAACGCAAGCTGTTTGAAAAGGTGCCGTTTATCCAGTCTGGCACTTAA
- a CDS encoding GNAT family N-acetyltransferase, with protein sequence MIRTATTVDVAALTRIWEESVRAAYDFLAEGDIDFYRPYLLAGLMDGEVWVAEDDGAPAGFCVLAGQNTLAMLFVDPAQQRRGVGRALIAHARVLKGPLIVEVNEQVTGNVTFYQKCGFAVTGRSDTDAAGNPYPIVFMAQ encoded by the coding sequence GTGATCAGAACAGCGACCACCGTCGATGTCGCCGCCCTGACGCGCATCTGGGAAGAGTCGGTGCGCGCCGCCTATGATTTCCTTGCTGAGGGCGATATCGACTTTTACCGCCCCTACCTGCTGGCCGGGCTGATGGACGGCGAGGTGTGGGTGGCCGAAGACGACGGTGCCCCCGCCGGCTTTTGCGTGCTGGCGGGTCAAAACACGCTGGCCATGCTGTTTGTCGATCCGGCGCAGCAACGGCGCGGTGTGGGTCGCGCCCTGATCGCCCATGCCCGCGTGCTGAAAGGCCCGCTGATCGTCGAGGTCAACGAACAGGTGACGGGCAATGTCACCTTCTATCAAAAGTGCGGATTTGCGGTGACCGGTCGTTCCGACACCGACGCGGCGGGCAATCCCTATCCGATTGTGTTTATGGCGCAGTGA
- the moaA gene encoding GTP 3',8-cyclase MoaA: MRSEPALIDAYHRRISYVRISVTDRCDLRCTYCMSERQTFLPRENLLSFEELERLSLFLIDQGVTRLRITGGEPLVRRGILDFLKRLGTQVHTGRLKELTLTTNGTLLAEAAPHLAEAGIRRINVSLDSVDADTFRRITRGGDLKKVLDGITTAQKAGLKVKLNTVALQQDNRAHLPEMIRFAHANGMDISLIETMPLGEEIAGREDQFVSLRDVMADLQSFWDITPLSDTTGGPSRYYHVAETGGRLGLITPLSHNFCDTCNRVRITCTGQLYMCLGQDDHVDLRAALRADASNAALSAALSEALRHKPKAHDFFIGAQAPHTAYTPRRTMSVTGG; the protein is encoded by the coding sequence ATGCGTTCCGAACCCGCCCTGATCGACGCCTATCATCGCCGCATCTCCTATGTGCGGATTTCGGTGACGGACCGCTGCGACCTGCGCTGCACCTACTGCATGTCAGAGAGACAGACTTTTCTCCCTCGTGAAAATTTACTGAGTTTTGAAGAACTTGAACGCCTGTCCCTGTTCCTGATTGATCAGGGCGTGACGCGGCTGCGCATCACCGGCGGGGAGCCTCTGGTGCGGCGGGGAATTCTGGATTTCCTGAAACGTCTGGGCACGCAGGTGCATACGGGGCGTCTGAAAGAGCTGACCCTGACCACCAATGGCACGCTTCTGGCCGAGGCGGCGCCGCATCTGGCTGAGGCCGGTATTCGGCGCATCAATGTGTCTTTGGACAGCGTGGATGCCGACACCTTCCGCCGCATTACGCGCGGTGGCGACCTCAAAAAAGTGCTGGACGGCATCACGACGGCGCAAAAAGCGGGCCTGAAGGTCAAGCTGAATACGGTCGCCCTGCAACAGGATAATCGTGCCCATCTGCCGGAGATGATCCGCTTTGCGCACGCCAACGGCATGGATATCTCGCTGATCGAAACCATGCCGCTGGGCGAAGAGATCGCCGGGCGCGAAGACCAGTTCGTGTCCCTGCGCGACGTGATGGCCGATTTGCAAAGCTTCTGGGACATCACGCCTTTGAGCGACACGACGGGCGGGCCGTCGCGCTATTACCACGTGGCGGAAACCGGCGGCCGACTGGGGCTGATCACGCCACTTAGCCATAATTTCTGCGACACCTGCAACCGCGTGCGTATTACCTGCACCGGACAACTCTATATGTGCCTGGGTCAGGACGACCATGTCGATTTGCGCGCCGCCCTGCGCGCAGACGCCAGCAATGCCGCCCTCAGTGCCGCCCTGTCCGAGGCCCTGCGCCATAAGCCTAAGGCACACGACTTTTTCATCGGGGCGCAGGCCCCGCACACCGCCTACACGCCGCGCCGGACCATGTCCGTCACCGGAGGATAG